The Geothrix sp. genome has a window encoding:
- a CDS encoding riboflavin synthase produces the protein MFTGLIRHLGTLESRTSRPGGARLRIASPADLLTRAELGASIAVNGACLTSVAVDGRAWEADLSEETLEKTTLGRLPLGASLHLEPALRVGDPLDGHLVSGHVDGLGQLLSRPQGQGGLDEGIWRFAMAPALAPMIAPKGSVAVDGISLTVVDCGTDWFTVALIPETVTRTALHHLRPGTAVNLEADPIGRFVARALALRGSDEKLTRFAQGGWGR, from the coding sequence ATGTTCACCGGCCTGATCAGACATCTCGGCACGCTCGAATCCCGCACCTCCCGGCCTGGCGGCGCCCGGCTGCGCATCGCGTCCCCGGCGGACCTCCTGACCCGCGCCGAGCTGGGCGCCAGCATCGCCGTGAACGGCGCCTGCCTCACGAGCGTGGCTGTGGATGGGCGGGCCTGGGAGGCGGACCTCAGCGAAGAGACGCTGGAGAAGACCACCCTGGGCCGCCTGCCCCTGGGAGCTTCCCTGCACCTCGAACCCGCCCTGCGGGTGGGCGATCCGCTGGACGGCCACCTGGTCTCGGGCCATGTCGACGGCCTCGGACAGTTGCTGTCGCGCCCCCAGGGCCAGGGCGGCCTCGACGAGGGCATCTGGCGGTTCGCCATGGCCCCGGCCCTGGCGCCCATGATCGCGCCCAAGGGCTCCGTGGCCGTGGACGGCATCTCGCTCACGGTGGTGGACTGCGGCACCGACTGGTTCACCGTGGCCCTCATCCCCGAGACCGTGACCCGCACGGCCCTCCACCACCTGCGCCCCGGCACCGCCGTCAACCTGGAAGCCGATCCCATCGGCCGCTTCGTGGCCCGGGCCCTGGCCCTGCGGGGCAGCGACGAGAAGCTGACCCGCTTCGCCCAGGGGGGCTGGGGCCGCTGA
- a CDS encoding DedA family protein: MLQKILAPIVAWMVAVMAAMGPLGVMLLMAIESACIPLPSEVIMPFAGYLAYKGQLTFFGLGAGNPVAQIWIAGIFGAIGCNLGSVPAYEVGAWGGRRAVEKYGRYIWLHTGHLDQAHRFFERFGPWAIFIGRLLPVVRTFIALPAGIARMDRTRFHLYTFAGSLPWCLGLAWVGYKLGEKWNTLGQYFHKLDAVIGVLIVAGVVWFFYDHFKHRAKG, encoded by the coding sequence ATGCTGCAGAAGATCCTCGCCCCGATCGTCGCCTGGATGGTGGCCGTCATGGCCGCCATGGGGCCCCTCGGCGTCATGCTGCTCATGGCCATCGAAAGCGCCTGCATCCCCCTGCCCAGCGAAGTGATCATGCCCTTCGCGGGCTACCTCGCCTACAAGGGGCAGCTCACCTTCTTCGGCCTCGGCGCGGGCAATCCCGTGGCCCAGATCTGGATCGCGGGCATCTTCGGCGCCATCGGCTGCAACCTGGGCAGCGTCCCCGCCTACGAGGTGGGCGCCTGGGGCGGGAGGCGCGCCGTGGAGAAGTACGGCCGCTACATCTGGCTGCACACGGGCCACCTGGATCAGGCCCACCGCTTCTTCGAGCGGTTCGGCCCCTGGGCCATCTTCATCGGCCGCCTGCTGCCCGTCGTACGCACCTTCATCGCCCTGCCGGCCGGCATCGCCCGCATGGACCGCACCCGCTTCCACCTCTACACCTTCGCCGGCAGCCTGCCCTGGTGCCTGGGCCTGGCCTGGGTGGGCTACAAGCTCGGCGAGAAGTGGAACACCCTCGGGCAGTACTTCCACAAGCTGGATGCCGTCATCGGCGTGCTGATCGTGGCGGGCGTGGTGTGGTTCTTCTACGACCACTTCAAGCACCGGGCCAAGGGCTGA
- a CDS encoding serine/threonine-protein kinase — translation MRTALLVVLVVGAVLGVAYQQAQKGARDAAERGLRTAGRVLDKHIPQEARVLDAGLEVFVAQSTNSAYLDSAAKRGDEASVRDHLLQSLPNLQADVAAIVRPDGRRLSCTTDGGRRDYGDVAIAQMALDPEGARAAGIEGPSYAGFLEFPSGTHAGFYLAVARPLRLPGGDLIGAMLVGIRLGDRAAADLRDTAVGRAEPPSQVALLSRGRIVGSTLEPAAQAGLAAALEGVRYAPIRAALLQGQPSGLLAFRIHGADYLGRITPLRGTDGLKHELATALLLPLDPFMAPFRRLQWIILGTGFGGLLVALALALHAARSVTAPLARLTEATAELALGGRPGLPPGPAGGEVGDEVGALTSAFRALLGELKAKDDLLAALAPLRAAPGHPGPGTEDLAVVDMEATVPMPGERPALTGEAVGSQRRLVLKEGDLFAGRYRLESVLGRGGMGLVLKARDQQLDEEVAIKILRPERGLDPAFLGQLKQEIRLARRITHRHVLRTHDFGEADGVPFVTMEYLKGVTLKQLLDDRGRLPLPLALRIGRQVAEGLEAAHAVGVVHRDIKPLNVLFDARGDAKLMDFGLAAPVAATGATREGLIFGTPRYMAPEQVRGERADPRTDLYALGVMLYELSAGRPPFEGGEVQDILRHQLETPAPDVRTAVPELPPVYADLLQRLMAKDIAARPASAAEVVELLKGIASGDRGRA, via the coding sequence TTGCGCACGGCGCTCCTGGTGGTGCTGGTGGTGGGGGCGGTGCTGGGCGTGGCCTACCAGCAGGCCCAGAAGGGGGCGCGGGACGCCGCCGAACGGGGGCTTCGCACGGCGGGCCGCGTGCTGGACAAGCACATCCCCCAGGAGGCCCGCGTGCTGGACGCCGGGTTGGAGGTCTTCGTCGCCCAGAGCACCAACAGTGCCTATCTCGACAGCGCCGCCAAGCGCGGGGACGAGGCCAGTGTCCGCGATCACCTGCTGCAGAGCCTTCCGAACCTCCAGGCGGATGTCGCCGCCATCGTCCGCCCGGATGGGCGCCGCCTGTCCTGCACCACGGATGGCGGGCGTCGGGACTACGGCGATGTGGCCATCGCCCAGATGGCCCTGGATCCCGAAGGCGCCCGGGCCGCGGGCATCGAGGGCCCCTCGTACGCGGGCTTCCTCGAGTTCCCCTCGGGCACCCATGCGGGCTTCTACCTGGCGGTGGCCCGCCCCCTGCGGCTGCCGGGCGGTGACCTCATCGGCGCCATGCTGGTGGGGATCCGGCTGGGGGACCGGGCCGCGGCGGACCTCCGGGACACGGCCGTGGGCCGGGCCGAGCCTCCTTCCCAGGTGGCCCTCCTCAGCCGGGGTCGCATCGTCGGCAGCACCCTGGAGCCCGCTGCCCAGGCAGGCTTGGCGGCGGCCCTGGAGGGCGTCCGCTACGCCCCCATCCGGGCGGCCCTCCTCCAGGGCCAGCCTTCGGGGCTGCTGGCGTTCCGGATCCACGGCGCGGACTACCTGGGCCGCATTACGCCCCTGCGGGGGACGGATGGGCTGAAGCACGAGCTGGCCACGGCCCTGCTGCTGCCCCTGGATCCCTTCATGGCCCCGTTCCGGCGGCTGCAGTGGATCATCCTCGGAACCGGCTTCGGGGGCCTGCTGGTGGCCCTGGCCTTGGCGCTGCATGCAGCCCGGAGCGTGACGGCCCCCCTGGCTCGGCTCACCGAGGCCACGGCGGAGCTGGCGTTGGGGGGCCGCCCCGGCCTGCCCCCCGGCCCGGCCGGAGGCGAGGTTGGGGACGAGGTCGGGGCCCTCACCTCGGCTTTCCGGGCCCTTCTCGGCGAGCTGAAGGCCAAGGATGACCTGCTGGCCGCGCTGGCCCCGCTGCGCGCTGCCCCCGGCCATCCGGGCCCCGGCACCGAAGACCTCGCCGTGGTGGACATGGAGGCCACGGTGCCGATGCCCGGTGAACGGCCGGCCCTGACGGGCGAGGCCGTGGGCTCCCAGCGGCGGCTGGTGCTGAAGGAGGGCGATCTCTTTGCGGGCCGCTATCGCCTGGAGTCGGTGCTGGGCCGGGGCGGCATGGGCCTGGTGCTGAAGGCCCGGGATCAGCAGCTGGACGAGGAGGTGGCCATCAAGATCCTCCGCCCCGAGCGCGGCCTCGATCCGGCCTTTCTGGGCCAGCTCAAGCAGGAGATCCGGCTGGCCCGTCGGATCACCCACCGCCATGTGCTGCGCACCCATGATTTCGGGGAAGCGGACGGGGTCCCCTTCGTGACCATGGAATACCTCAAGGGCGTGACGCTCAAGCAGCTGCTGGACGACCGCGGCCGCCTGCCCCTGCCCCTGGCCCTGCGCATCGGGCGCCAGGTGGCGGAAGGGCTGGAGGCTGCCCATGCCGTGGGCGTGGTGCACCGGGACATCAAGCCCCTCAATGTGCTCTTCGATGCCCGGGGCGACGCCAAGCTCATGGATTTCGGCCTGGCGGCCCCCGTGGCCGCGACGGGGGCGACCCGCGAGGGCCTGATCTTCGGCACGCCGCGCTACATGGCGCCGGAGCAGGTGCGGGGTGAACGGGCGGATCCCCGCACGGACCTCTACGCCCTGGGCGTGATGCTCTACGAACTCAGCGCGGGGCGCCCGCCCTTCGAGGGCGGCGAGGTCCAGGACATCCTGCGCCACCAGCTCGAGACGCCGGCTCCGGATGTGCGGACCGCCGTTCCGGAGCTGCCGCCGGTCTACGCGGATCTGCTGCAGCGCCTCATGGCCAAGGACATCGCCGCCCGGCCGGCCTCCGCCGCCGAGGTGGTGGAGCTCCTCAAGGGCATCGCCTCGGGGGACCGGGGGAGGGCCTGA
- the def gene encoding peptide deformylase: MAVLPVITWGDPRLKKNSEDVGEWTPELEQLSEDMFETTLFEEGVGLAAPQIGRNLNLAVIDCSCGEDPAQRIILINPEIILEEGVQVGPEGCLSIPGVREVLERPQKVTIRNRAKDGSWHELVGEDLMARAFCHEIDHLRGRLFVEYFGPVKRQVIQRKYQKQARS; the protein is encoded by the coding sequence ATGGCCGTCTTGCCCGTGATCACCTGGGGGGATCCCCGCCTCAAGAAGAACAGCGAGGATGTGGGTGAATGGACCCCCGAGCTGGAGCAGCTCTCGGAGGACATGTTCGAGACCACCCTCTTTGAAGAGGGCGTGGGGCTCGCGGCCCCCCAGATCGGCCGGAACCTGAACCTGGCGGTGATCGACTGCTCCTGTGGCGAGGATCCGGCCCAGAGGATCATCCTCATCAACCCCGAGATCATCCTGGAGGAAGGGGTCCAGGTCGGGCCCGAGGGCTGCCTGTCCATCCCGGGCGTCCGCGAGGTGCTGGAGCGCCCCCAGAAGGTGACGATCCGGAACCGGGCGAAGGACGGCAGCTGGCACGAGCTGGTGGGTGAAGATCTGATGGCCCGGGCCTTCTGCCACGAGATCGACCACCTGCGCGGCCGGCTCTTCGTGGAATACTTCGGCCCGGTGAAGCGTCAGGTCATCCAGCGCAAATACCAGAAACAGGCCCGGTCATGA
- the fmt gene encoding methionyl-tRNA formyltransferase, with translation MTRIAFLGTPRAAVPSLRALAEEGIEAVFCNPDRPSGRGRHVEAPPVKAAALDLGLPVHQPLSWRVPEVRELWEFLQIDLAIVVAYGHLLPRWMLDSCPRGVWNLHFSLLPHWRGAAPVNHALMAGDEETGVSLMRLTEGLDEGPVLAQSRRPIGQEDTAESLLAALSKDAADLLMDQLPLLLCGCGKPAEQRHELATYASKLRKDMSPLDWRRPAADLHRQVRALWPWPGSELQMEGQALKVCAVGALRTCYRDPGQLLWGKEGAWLTTPEGALELTQLQRPGKPVQPALQALQPWGASGNRILG, from the coding sequence ATGACCCGAATTGCCTTCCTCGGCACCCCCCGCGCGGCCGTTCCGTCGTTGAGGGCCCTCGCCGAGGAAGGCATCGAGGCCGTGTTCTGCAATCCCGACCGGCCCTCGGGCCGGGGGCGCCATGTCGAGGCACCGCCTGTGAAGGCGGCCGCCCTGGACCTGGGCCTGCCCGTCCACCAGCCCCTGAGCTGGCGGGTGCCGGAGGTCCGGGAACTCTGGGAATTCCTGCAGATCGACCTGGCCATCGTGGTCGCCTACGGCCACCTCCTCCCGCGTTGGATGCTGGACTCCTGCCCCCGGGGCGTGTGGAACCTGCACTTCTCCCTGCTGCCCCACTGGCGCGGCGCGGCCCCGGTGAACCACGCCCTGATGGCCGGCGACGAGGAGACCGGCGTCAGCCTCATGCGCCTGACCGAAGGGCTGGACGAGGGGCCCGTGCTGGCCCAGTCCCGCCGGCCCATCGGCCAGGAGGACACCGCCGAGAGCCTGCTGGCCGCCCTCTCCAAGGATGCCGCCGACCTGCTCATGGACCAGCTGCCCCTCCTGCTCTGCGGCTGCGGCAAACCCGCGGAGCAGCGGCACGAACTGGCGACCTACGCCTCGAAGCTCCGCAAGGACATGAGCCCCCTGGACTGGCGCCGTCCCGCAGCGGACCTGCACCGCCAGGTGCGGGCCCTCTGGCCCTGGCCCGGCTCCGAACTGCAGATGGAGGGCCAGGCCCTCAAGGTCTGCGCCGTGGGAGCCCTGCGCACCTGCTACCGCGATCCCGGCCAGCTGCTCTGGGGCAAGGAGGGCGCCTGGCTCACCACGCCGGAAGGCGCCCTGGAACTCACCCAGCTCCAGCGTCCGGGCAAGCCCGTCCAGCCCGCCCTGCAGGCGCTCCAGCCCTGGGGAGCCAGCGGCAACCGGATCCTCGGCTAG
- the smpB gene encoding SsrA-binding protein SmpB, whose product MSEDLVRNRKAFHDYHVLETWEAGIALQGTEVKSLRAGLGQLQDAYVDAVGGELWLKQAHISPYAFGTDANHEPLRPRKLLLHKAEITKMTAKVVRKGLTIIPLAIYLNDQGMIKVKVALAEGKAHSDKREALKQREQKREMDRIRKGARE is encoded by the coding sequence ATGTCCGAAGATCTCGTCCGCAACCGCAAAGCCTTCCACGACTACCATGTCCTCGAGACCTGGGAGGCGGGGATCGCCCTGCAGGGCACCGAGGTCAAGTCCCTCCGGGCGGGCCTGGGCCAGCTTCAGGATGCCTATGTGGATGCCGTGGGCGGCGAGCTCTGGCTGAAGCAGGCCCACATCTCTCCCTACGCGTTCGGCACGGATGCCAACCACGAGCCCCTGCGGCCCCGCAAGCTGCTGCTGCACAAGGCCGAGATCACCAAGATGACGGCCAAGGTGGTGCGCAAGGGCCTGACCATCATCCCCCTGGCGATCTATCTGAACGACCAGGGGATGATCAAGGTGAAGGTGGCCCTGGCCGAGGGCAAGGCCCACAGCGACAAGCGCGAGGCCCTGAAGCAGCGCGAACAGAAGCGCGAGATGGACCGCATCCGCAAGGGCGCCCGGGAGTAG